In Helicobacter anatolicus, a single genomic region encodes these proteins:
- a CDS encoding VirB8/TrbF family protein, which translates to MREFEMDLQAFKEKIKLQAEQEENLQKEKLDIIAKNANKGIFKTKPRLNSLFEDVNNANYLLLIKEKIFDFSVYGFLISMVLNILFVFIIFFVMLPLKTKEPYLVTFVNDTNNFGIVQKADSTISANEALRRKLIGAYIFNREIINKIDDHFRMEEVRLQSSNAVWRQLENIVADQKSIYTNPAITRQVKIVNISLKNNTYATADVEITLFADSKIKSIKRYTISLIYEFEKIEIDFASLPKNPTGFIVKRYSITERETLKELDVENRVERKELISKIKRVTKDEEKVLEDAYLYQDEKQKEKEEENLNQEGGE; encoded by the coding sequence TTGAGAGAGTTTGAAATGGATTTGCAGGCATTTAAAGAAAAAATCAAACTTCAAGCAGAGCAAGAAGAGAATTTGCAAAAAGAAAAATTAGACATTATTGCAAAAAATGCAAATAAGGGCATTTTTAAGACCAAGCCACGCTTAAATTCTCTTTTTGAAGATGTCAATAATGCAAATTACCTCTTATTAATCAAAGAAAAGATTTTTGATTTTTCTGTATATGGCTTTTTAATTTCAATGGTATTAAACATTCTTTTTGTGTTTATTATTTTTTTTGTCATGCTCCCCTTGAAGACAAAAGAGCCTTATTTGGTTACCTTTGTCAATGATACTAATAATTTTGGCATTGTGCAAAAAGCAGATTCTACAATTTCTGCAAATGAGGCATTAAGAAGAAAATTAATTGGAGCTTATATTTTTAATCGCGAGATTATTAATAAAATTGATGATCATTTCAGAATGGAAGAAGTCAGGCTTCAATCAAGTAATGCAGTTTGGAGACAACTTGAAAACATTGTTGCAGACCAAAAAAGTATTTACACAAACCCAGCCATTACAAGACAGGTAAAAATTGTCAATATCTCATTAAAAAATAATACTTATGCCACTGCGGATGTGGAAATTACGCTTTTTGCGGATTCTAAAATCAAATCCATTAAAAGATATACAATTTCATTAATTTATGAGTTTGAAAAAATTGAGATTGATTTTGCTTCCTTGCCAAAAAATCCCACAGGTTTTATTGTAAAGCGTTATTCTATAACCGAAAGAGAAACCTTAAAAGAGCTTGATGTAGAAAATAGGGTTGAAAGAAAGGAGCTTATCTCTAAAATTAAAAGAGTAACAAAAGATGAGGAGAAGGTGTTAGAAGATGCCTATTTGTATCAGGATGAAAAGCAAAAAGAAAAAGAAGAGGAAAATCTAAATCAAGAAGGGGGAGAATAA
- a CDS encoding TrbG/VirB9 family P-type conjugative transfer protein, with protein MKKIAFFVFSSIFLLAQTPEKSPFIDEEIKAEQNPFKEEQMEQIEEKMENPLIFLDAIQGSFFNSHEKMKNSLFIQYKKGEIYKIRTRYAMVTSINFQNDYLVKFVNGDSIGFEIKAIKDEFDNIKTLIIKPQKIGIDTNLIAFGKSGQIYSFYLFSTHFTNSKNPTLVVFVENMDSKKINEKQKKLEMLKEKNKKLKQKEKEEKSIDYTAFEREDENFISIGDSVNKIHIEKSKIQEGFYQKARSYRTWWSFWIYKKESKEAKALKALRIFKDKDYTYFKYDRADNASKFPVIYKVVDGYDHPINTKIVGNYIIAEDVGDKFTLRIGKEYVCVRFRE; from the coding sequence ATGAAAAAAATCGCATTTTTTGTTTTTTCTAGCATTTTTTTATTAGCACAAACTCCAGAAAAAAGCCCATTTATAGATGAAGAAATCAAAGCAGAGCAAAATCCTTTTAAAGAGGAGCAGATGGAGCAAATAGAAGAAAAGATGGAGAATCCATTGATCTTTCTTGATGCAATACAAGGGTCTTTTTTTAATTCTCATGAAAAAATGAAGAATTCTTTATTTATCCAATATAAAAAAGGAGAAATCTATAAAATCCGCACGAGATATGCAATGGTAACAAGCATTAATTTTCAAAATGATTATTTGGTTAAATTTGTTAATGGAGATAGTATTGGTTTTGAAATCAAAGCAATTAAAGATGAATTTGATAATATTAAAACTCTTATTATAAAACCGCAAAAAATCGGCATTGATACAAATTTAATTGCTTTTGGCAAAAGCGGACAGATTTATTCTTTTTATCTTTTTTCTACGCATTTTACAAATTCAAAAAACCCAACACTTGTGGTTTTTGTAGAGAATATGGATAGTAAAAAAATCAATGAAAAACAAAAAAAGCTTGAAATGTTGAAAGAAAAAAATAAGAAGTTAAAGCAAAAAGAAAAAGAAGAAAAAAGCATAGATTATACCGCTTTTGAAAGGGAGGATGAAAATTTTATTAGCATTGGAGATAGTGTCAATAAAATCCATATAGAAAAAAGCAAAATTCAAGAAGGATTTTATCAAAAAGCAAGAAGTTACCGCACTTGGTGGAGTTTTTGGATTTATAAAAAAGAAAGTAAGGAGGCAAAAGCCCTTAAGGCATTGCGTATTTTTAAAGACAAGGATTACACTTATTTTAAATACGATAGAGCAGACAATGCTTCAAAATTTCCAGTAATTTATAAAGTTGTAGATGGCTATGACCATCCTATAAATACTAAAATTGTTGGAAATTACATCATTGCAGAGGATGTGGGTGATAAATTTACCCTAAGGATTGGAAAAGAATATGTTTGTGTGAGGTTTAGAGAATGA